From Nitrospirota bacterium, the proteins below share one genomic window:
- a CDS encoding ATP-binding protein: MSMEKRRPQYDPKSLLNSQPVIITVVDPATYRVQFQNETGLKKFGDISDAPCYEKIAGCAAPCAFCRMPETMQTGEITCNEVLLPNNQCLLVQWSKAVTVDGRVHVVETITDITERKRTEKALQQAQKMEAIGRLAGGIAHDFNNLLTIINGYSQLVAEELAHHPCRKDLDMIRQAGSRAAALTKKLLAFSRHQVLDQKPLELNALIRDMEEILRCLIGEQIKIVTLLNPEAGEVLADPVQLEQVILNLVINARDAMPQGGVVTIETSNVHLSDDYLRRHPGAKPGRYVALSVRDTGCGMDAETRARLFEPFFSTKEVGKGTGLGLATVYGIVKQSGGYIEVASEAGRGSTFKVLLPRIETKIQDAQAFTVPERLAEHYKTVLVVEDENGVRSFIATILRTQGYHVLEASDGVEALKLMQTHAGACQLVIADVIMPRMNGPALAQHLAAFIPDLKVLFISGYTGDTISANGVGEQCVFLPKPIMPRTLADKVQEMLSN, from the coding sequence ATGTCGATGGAAAAACGCCGACCCCAGTACGACCCGAAGAGTTTGCTGAATTCCCAGCCGGTCATTATCACCGTCGTCGATCCGGCTACCTATCGGGTTCAGTTTCAGAACGAGACCGGCCTGAAGAAATTCGGCGACATCTCCGACGCGCCCTGTTACGAAAAGATCGCCGGCTGCGCGGCGCCCTGTGCCTTTTGCCGGATGCCGGAAACGATGCAGACCGGAGAAATCACCTGTAACGAAGTGCTGCTGCCGAACAATCAATGTCTTCTCGTCCAATGGTCGAAAGCCGTGACGGTGGACGGACGGGTCCATGTCGTGGAGACGATCACGGATATCACCGAACGCAAACGGACCGAGAAGGCGCTGCAGCAGGCGCAGAAAATGGAGGCGATCGGCAGGCTGGCCGGCGGCATCGCGCACGATTTCAACAACCTGCTGACGATCATCAACGGCTACAGCCAGCTTGTGGCCGAGGAGTTGGCTCATCATCCCTGTCGGAAAGATTTGGATATGATCCGTCAGGCCGGCTCGCGCGCCGCGGCCCTGACCAAGAAGTTGCTGGCCTTCAGTCGCCACCAGGTTCTGGATCAAAAGCCCCTGGAGCTCAATGCGTTGATCCGGGACATGGAAGAGATTCTGCGCTGCCTCATCGGCGAGCAAATCAAGATTGTGACCTTGCTGAATCCGGAGGCAGGAGAGGTGCTGGCCGACCCGGTGCAGTTGGAACAAGTCATCCTCAATCTGGTCATCAATGCGCGCGATGCCATGCCGCAAGGAGGAGTCGTGACGATCGAGACTTCTAATGTCCACTTGAGCGACGATTATCTCCGCCGGCATCCGGGAGCCAAGCCGGGCCGCTATGTCGCCCTGTCTGTGCGGGATACCGGTTGCGGCATGGACGCTGAAACGCGAGCCCGGCTGTTCGAGCCGTTCTTCAGCACGAAGGAAGTCGGCAAAGGAACCGGGCTCGGTCTCGCGACGGTCTATGGAATCGTCAAGCAAAGCGGCGGCTATATTGAGGTCGCCAGCGAAGCGGGACGGGGGTCAACTTTCAAAGTGCTCCTGCCCCGGATAGAGACCAAAATCCAAGACGCGCAGGCATTCACTGTTCCGGAACGCCTGGCGGAGCATTACAAAACCGTGCTCGTGGTCGAAGACGAGAACGGAGTCCGGTCGTTTATCGCGACGATCCTCAGAACTCAGGGCTACCACGTCCTCGAGGCGTCCGACGGCGTCGAAGCGCTTAAACTTATGCAAACGCACGCCGGCGCATGCCAGTTGGTGATCGCCGACGTCATCATGCCGCGGATGAACGGGCCGGCCTTGGCGCAACACCTTGCGGCGTTCATTCCCGATCT
- a CDS encoding proteasome accessory factor PafA2 family protein → MLTRIFGLETEYGLLIHQDRPGHSPSWLAHRIRDHIFRIQQRGVLDLHHRGHDEPPGNGGFLTNAGRIYLDMGHLEYASPECGTLTDLVASDRAGDRILQTALQDLGLADTVSLIKNNIDHETDATFGSHENYLVSRRFPFSRRGLAPLVAFLVTRQIFTGAGRVGAAGPQDGWLQRDRLIVPRAAISSLRNRPALPFQISQRADHIVNDFFEWVQQNRAIVNTRDEPLADPNRFRRIHLLVGDSNMAEYATALKMGATGLVLQLIEEGHAPKGLEIQEPVEALQEISQDQDRRWLVMLTSGKTMSAVEIQERFLQAAQEHCKGQDDETDWVLEQWEQTLADLRGEYTKLVGRVDWASKLWLLETFREAERVEWDDPIMKSLDLEYHNLHPDRGLYWGLLEEGRVAKLTTDKAVELAQDRPPRNTRAFGRGELVRHLLACGPPREPDDPAPDERYFPAYVINWSIFQLRGRPPFPMPDPFKTYVQEVRDYLAG, encoded by the coding sequence ATGCTGACCCGCATTTTCGGCCTCGAAACCGAGTACGGCCTGCTCATCCATCAGGACCGCCCGGGTCATTCGCCTTCCTGGCTGGCTCACCGCATCCGCGATCACATCTTCCGCATTCAGCAACGCGGCGTGCTGGACCTTCATCACCGTGGCCATGATGAACCGCCCGGTAACGGCGGGTTTCTGACCAACGCCGGCCGAATCTATCTCGACATGGGTCACCTGGAATATGCCTCGCCCGAGTGTGGCACGTTGACCGATCTGGTCGCGTCCGACCGGGCCGGTGATCGGATTTTGCAGACGGCGCTGCAGGATCTGGGGCTGGCCGACACGGTGTCGTTGATCAAGAACAACATCGATCACGAAACCGATGCGACGTTCGGTTCCCACGAAAATTATCTTGTCTCGCGGCGGTTCCCGTTCTCGCGCCGGGGACTCGCGCCGTTGGTCGCGTTTCTTGTCACGCGCCAGATCTTTACCGGCGCCGGGCGAGTGGGCGCAGCCGGCCCGCAGGACGGTTGGCTCCAGAGGGATCGGCTGATCGTGCCTCGGGCGGCCATCTCGTCTCTTCGAAATCGACCGGCGTTGCCCTTTCAGATTTCCCAGCGGGCGGACCACATCGTCAACGATTTCTTCGAGTGGGTCCAGCAGAACCGGGCCATCGTGAATACCCGCGACGAGCCGCTGGCCGATCCGAATCGGTTCCGCCGCATTCATCTGTTGGTGGGCGACTCCAACATGGCCGAGTACGCGACGGCCTTGAAGATGGGCGCCACCGGTCTGGTGCTCCAACTCATCGAGGAGGGTCACGCTCCCAAGGGCTTGGAGATCCAGGAACCGGTGGAGGCGCTGCAGGAAATTTCCCAAGACCAGGATCGCCGATGGCTGGTCATGTTAACGTCGGGGAAAACGATGTCCGCTGTCGAAATCCAGGAACGTTTTCTGCAAGCGGCCCAGGAGCACTGCAAGGGGCAGGACGACGAGACCGATTGGGTGCTGGAGCAATGGGAACAGACCCTTGCCGATCTGCGCGGCGAGTACACGAAGCTGGTCGGACGCGTGGATTGGGCCTCCAAGCTGTGGTTACTGGAGACGTTCCGGGAGGCGGAACGGGTCGAGTGGGACGATCCGATTATGAAAAGTTTGGATCTGGAATACCATAACCTCCATCCCGACAGAGGGTTGTACTGGGGGCTCCTGGAGGAGGGACGAGTGGCGAAACTGACGACAGACAAGGCGGTCGAGCTGGCGCAAGATCGTCCGCCGAGAAATACGCGCGCCTTCGGGCGGGGAGAGCTGGTTCGGCACCTGCTGGCCTGCGGCCCTCCGCGTGAGCCTGATGACCCCGCGCCAGACGAACGGTACTTTCCCGCCTATGTCATCAACTGGTCGATTTTCCAGCTTCGCGGCCGCCCGCCATTCCCGATGCCGGATCCGTTCAAGACCTATGTTCAGGAAGTGCGGGACTACCTCGCCGGGTGA
- a CDS encoding proteasome subunit alpha, whose product MFEEPYRWVEAVGNRRQYLDEQFKQGSPVVALSYADGILLLTVSRGTPKLYEIYDRIALGGMGHPADLEKLRFSLLEMAHVEGFNRSPSDVTGARLMKHGLAPTIKQAFEEIFKAPFIVKILLAELGLRPGRDAFLAINYDGTFEETTGCAVLAATPAIQTEMGAYLKQEGDLASASLEQAVSSAVCAWAVGSLAQILERTEDRQGEEKPSRSNHAQPAPSAPDKARLLAHLRETVAEKTLECAVLERGAPGSSKYRALKPDEVGRLLPRELRNVTRNT is encoded by the coding sequence ATGTTTGAAGAACCGTATCGATGGGTCGAAGCGGTCGGCAATCGACGCCAATACCTCGACGAGCAGTTCAAACAGGGCAGTCCGGTCGTGGCCCTGTCCTATGCCGACGGTATTCTGCTGTTGACCGTCAGTCGGGGAACGCCCAAGCTCTACGAAATCTACGACCGCATCGCGCTGGGCGGCATGGGCCATCCGGCCGATCTGGAGAAACTGCGGTTCAGCCTGCTGGAGATGGCCCATGTCGAGGGGTTCAACCGGTCACCGTCGGACGTGACCGGCGCGCGCTTGATGAAACACGGTCTGGCCCCGACCATCAAGCAGGCGTTCGAAGAAATTTTCAAAGCCCCGTTCATCGTGAAAATTTTGCTGGCCGAGTTGGGGCTCAGACCGGGACGGGATGCGTTTCTGGCCATCAACTATGACGGCACGTTCGAAGAAACGACCGGATGCGCGGTGCTCGCGGCCACTCCGGCCATTCAGACCGAAATGGGAGCGTATCTCAAGCAGGAGGGCGATCTGGCCTCCGCCTCGCTGGAACAGGCGGTCTCGAGCGCGGTCTGCGCCTGGGCGGTGGGTTCGTTGGCGCAGATCCTGGAACGGACCGAAGACCGGCAAGGCGAGGAGAAACCTTCCCGATCTAATCACGCTCAGCCCGCGCCATCGGCGCCTGACAAGGCTCGGCTGCTCGCCCATCTGCGGGAAACGGTGGCGGAAAAAACGCTCGAGTGCGCCGTTCTGGAGCGCGGGGCACCAGGTTCGTCCAAGTATCGCGCGCTCAAACCGGACGAAGTCGGACGCCTGCTGCCGCGTGAACTGAGGAACGTGACACGTAACACGTAA
- a CDS encoding proteasome subunit alpha, with protein MGMEGDFLQLLKERGYRFGTAGTGGGGGGTGPSAEIACGTTILAMKYRNGVLVAGDRRATAGNTVMYDRTDKVLELDRHSVMAIAGVPATAYEMARILEHSFKYYRRTQLQELSFEGKLRAVSKLLKENVAAALAGTGAVAPIFAGYDIEQGTAKIFFYDILGAEFEGVEYAVSGSGSPTIRGILHYLNTWGAQPLSAQSEEEATTQALRLLTCAAEFDSATGGVNREANLYPVVKLITEAGVQTVPESRLKPLFDGKVARHV; from the coding sequence ATGGGGATGGAAGGCGACTTCCTGCAGTTGTTAAAAGAGCGGGGCTATCGGTTCGGCACCGCCGGGACCGGTGGTGGGGGCGGCGGGACGGGACCATCGGCGGAGATCGCGTGCGGGACGACGATCCTGGCGATGAAGTATCGGAACGGAGTTCTGGTCGCCGGAGACCGTCGGGCCACGGCGGGCAACACGGTGATGTACGACCGGACCGACAAGGTTCTGGAGCTGGATCGCCACAGCGTGATGGCGATCGCGGGCGTGCCGGCGACGGCCTATGAGATGGCCCGCATTCTGGAGCATTCGTTTAAGTACTACCGCCGCACGCAGTTGCAGGAATTGAGCTTCGAGGGGAAATTGCGCGCCGTGTCCAAGCTGCTGAAGGAGAACGTCGCGGCGGCGCTCGCCGGCACCGGCGCCGTCGCCCCCATCTTCGCCGGCTATGATATCGAGCAAGGGACGGCCAAGATTTTCTTCTATGACATTCTCGGCGCGGAGTTCGAGGGCGTGGAATATGCCGTCTCCGGTTCCGGGTCTCCCACGATTCGCGGTATTCTCCATTATCTCAATACCTGGGGCGCCCAGCCGCTGAGCGCGCAGTCCGAGGAGGAGGCGACGACCCAGGCGCTGCGGCTGCTCACCTGCGCGGCGGAGTTTGATTCCGCGACGGGCGGAGTGAACCGCGAGGCGAATCTCTACCCCGTCGTGAAGCTGATCACGGAAGCCGGCGTGCAGACCGTGCCGGAGAGCCGGCTCAAGCCCTTGTTTGACGGGAAGGTGGCGCGCCATGTTTGA
- a CDS encoding ubiquitin-like protein UBact produces MNHHTMFERRERPFDPMPRPVSPSEEGEGPKRPETGSPDKDNLLKRMRKVDPKQAERYRQRTGQ; encoded by the coding sequence ATGAACCACCATACGATGTTCGAGCGACGCGAACGGCCGTTCGATCCGATGCCGAGACCGGTCAGCCCGTCGGAAGAAGGCGAGGGGCCCAAGCGCCCGGAGACCGGGTCGCCGGATAAAGACAACCTGCTGAAGCGGATGCGCAAAGTGGATCCGAAACAAGCGGAGCGGTATCGGCAGCGGACGGGGCAGTAG
- a CDS encoding proteasome accessory factor PafA2 family protein, which yields MSLFGIETEYGITRGDLETVDPVVESMELVRAYLTGSFERTWDYSGEDPHEDARGFRVARLQQDKEEDEFAERDAHRPFSFHDMKSDLVLPNGARFYNDHTHPEYSTPECRTLRDLVAHDRAGERIVRRAAIRRNRALGGPHVQLYKNNTDFHGHSYGCHDNYLVPRTIPFADLASGLLPFLVSRQLIAGAGKIGVETPDSGFRPGLFQLSQRADFIETELSVDTMHNRPILNTRDEPHADRTKYRRLHLILGDANMCEYATALKVGTTRLALELIERGAAPVLELERPVEAVKAFSRDPDFKTVVRRKSGGTISGWELQEAYCLAAQKAFSDRDVETDWVLQEWAETLRLLSEDRSRLVGKLDWVTKLWLLETFAQEERLNWDDPWLASLDLEYHNLDPERGLYLGLEAEGKTARFVTELEIEAAIGAGPADTRGGIRGLCVRRFPDQIKSVQWERVQFAGGVPSRTLDMSDLFEPEEVKRLAEVLQKAASLADAAALWNQRKERRS from the coding sequence ATGAGCCTGTTCGGCATCGAGACCGAGTACGGCATCACGCGCGGGGACTTGGAGACCGTGGATCCGGTGGTCGAGTCGATGGAATTGGTCCGCGCGTATCTCACCGGCTCCTTCGAGAGAACCTGGGACTACAGCGGTGAAGACCCCCACGAGGATGCGCGGGGGTTTCGCGTGGCCAGGTTGCAGCAGGACAAAGAAGAGGACGAATTCGCCGAGCGGGACGCGCATCGGCCCTTCTCGTTCCACGACATGAAGAGCGACCTGGTCCTCCCGAACGGCGCGCGGTTCTACAACGACCATACCCACCCGGAATATTCGACGCCGGAGTGCCGGACCCTGCGCGATCTCGTCGCCCATGATCGGGCGGGCGAACGGATCGTGCGCCGCGCGGCCATCCGACGGAACCGCGCGCTGGGCGGCCCGCACGTGCAGCTTTACAAGAACAATACCGATTTCCACGGCCACAGTTACGGCTGTCACGACAACTACCTGGTGCCGAGGACGATCCCCTTCGCGGACCTGGCGTCCGGGTTGCTGCCGTTCCTGGTCAGCCGGCAACTGATCGCCGGGGCGGGGAAGATCGGGGTTGAGACGCCCGATTCGGGATTCCGGCCCGGGCTCTTTCAACTCTCACAGCGCGCGGATTTCATCGAGACCGAACTGAGCGTGGACACGATGCACAACCGGCCCATCCTGAACACGCGCGATGAACCCCACGCGGACCGGACGAAGTACCGTCGTCTCCACCTGATCCTCGGCGATGCCAACATGTGCGAATATGCCACGGCATTGAAAGTCGGAACGACGAGGCTCGCGCTGGAGTTGATTGAGCGCGGGGCGGCGCCGGTCCTGGAACTGGAGCGGCCCGTCGAGGCGGTCAAAGCCTTCTCCCGCGATCCGGATTTCAAAACCGTGGTCCGGCGCAAGTCGGGCGGGACCATTTCCGGCTGGGAGCTTCAGGAGGCGTATTGCCTTGCCGCGCAGAAGGCGTTCTCCGACCGGGATGTGGAAACCGACTGGGTGCTGCAGGAATGGGCCGAGACGCTCAGGCTGCTGTCCGAAGATCGTTCACGCTTGGTCGGCAAGCTCGACTGGGTGACCAAGCTGTGGCTCTTGGAAACCTTCGCCCAGGAAGAGCGGCTCAATTGGGATGATCCGTGGCTGGCCAGTCTTGATCTGGAGTATCACAACCTCGATCCCGAACGCGGTCTGTATCTCGGGCTAGAAGCCGAGGGCAAAACGGCCCGTTTCGTGACCGAGCTGGAGATCGAAGCGGCCATCGGCGCCGGGCCGGCCGATACGCGGGGCGGCATCAGGGGTCTGTGCGTCCGTCGGTTCCCCGATCAGATCAAGTCCGTCCAATGGGAACGGGTGCAGTTCGCCGGAGGTGTGCCGTCCAGGACGCTCGACATGAGCGATCTGTTTGAGCCGGAAGAGGTCAAGCGTCTTGCCGAGGTCTTGCAGAAGGCGGCGTCCCTTGCCGATGCCGCGGCGCTGTGGAACCAACGAAAGGAACGCAGGTCATGA
- a CDS encoding AAA family ATPase, whose translation MSDHRKTTEGDGEFGSKTDRGDERAGASRASSDPLELIDQCLAAFPDGDPRRKILYKLRHFVMLNAATQQQREAECKKLSEVVAKLTAPANRIGTLLELPAEGLARIVVGGSEYYANVDPRVPAEDRKIGTQILVNEAYAVIKALGYDRSGPVLKVAETLPDGRIRFEQEPGRQALILQRSSDLVGMELKAGDEVRIDPSHRIAIERLEDRKAQAHVLDEVPKVTWEQIGGQRAAIEAIRKAIEYPLLHAETFRRYRFTQPKGFLLYGPPGCGKTLIGQAAAAGLSKLMSESTTVEASGFEPGRPPVTGGVFLHVKGPEVLNMWLGESERIVRDLFAQARARRKEGALPFIFIDEAESILGTRRSMRSFNINNTLVPMFCAEMDGIESLRDVVIILASNRPDLIDPAVLRPGRIDRKIKVARPNREAAAEILKVYLSPDLPLDPALVAAHNGDRASACEALIADVVEAVFRRSDENRLLSIRLRSGQHKVLYRGDLVSGAILASVVQRAKERAIERAVHDADGAASHGLTAEDLLESVTAEYREGEVLPPDDAAEEWLKLLDHHPEQVVGISSFRRGRPAEERLIGQII comes from the coding sequence ATGAGCGACCATCGGAAGACGACGGAGGGAGACGGCGAGTTCGGGTCCAAGACCGATCGGGGAGACGAACGGGCCGGCGCGTCCCGGGCGTCATCCGATCCGCTCGAGTTGATCGACCAATGTCTCGCCGCCTTCCCGGACGGCGACCCACGCCGGAAGATTCTCTACAAGCTGCGGCACTTCGTCATGCTGAACGCCGCAACCCAGCAGCAGCGCGAGGCGGAATGTAAGAAGCTGAGCGAGGTCGTCGCCAAGCTCACCGCGCCGGCGAATCGCATCGGCACCTTGCTGGAACTGCCCGCTGAAGGATTGGCCCGCATCGTGGTCGGCGGATCGGAGTATTACGCCAATGTGGACCCGCGCGTGCCGGCGGAAGACCGCAAGATCGGCACGCAGATCCTCGTCAACGAAGCCTACGCCGTGATCAAGGCGTTGGGTTACGATCGCAGCGGCCCCGTGCTCAAGGTAGCGGAGACCCTGCCGGACGGCCGCATTCGTTTTGAGCAGGAGCCTGGGAGGCAAGCGCTGATCCTGCAGCGATCGAGCGATCTGGTCGGCATGGAGCTGAAGGCCGGCGATGAGGTGCGGATCGATCCCAGCCACCGGATCGCGATCGAGCGCCTCGAAGACCGCAAGGCCCAGGCGCACGTGCTCGACGAAGTCCCGAAGGTCACCTGGGAGCAGATCGGAGGGCAGCGAGCCGCGATCGAGGCGATCCGCAAGGCCATCGAATATCCGCTGCTGCATGCCGAGACCTTCCGGCGATATCGATTCACCCAACCCAAGGGCTTTCTGCTGTACGGACCGCCCGGGTGCGGCAAGACCTTGATCGGTCAGGCTGCAGCGGCCGGCTTGTCGAAATTGATGAGTGAGTCGACGACCGTCGAGGCGTCCGGTTTCGAGCCGGGCCGGCCGCCGGTAACCGGCGGGGTCTTTTTGCACGTCAAAGGTCCCGAAGTGCTCAATATGTGGTTGGGCGAGTCGGAGCGCATCGTCCGTGACCTGTTTGCCCAGGCGCGGGCCCGGCGAAAAGAAGGGGCGCTGCCGTTCATCTTCATCGACGAGGCGGAATCGATTCTCGGGACGCGCCGGTCGATGCGTTCCTTCAACATCAACAACACGCTCGTGCCCATGTTCTGCGCCGAAATGGACGGGATCGAGTCGCTGCGCGACGTGGTCATCATCCTGGCTTCGAACCGACCGGACCTGATCGATCCGGCCGTGCTCCGGCCGGGACGGATCGACCGCAAGATCAAGGTCGCCCGCCCGAACCGCGAGGCGGCGGCCGAGATTTTGAAGGTCTATCTGTCGCCGGATCTGCCGCTCGATCCGGCGCTGGTGGCGGCTCACAACGGAGACCGGGCGAGCGCCTGCGAGGCGCTGATTGCCGACGTCGTGGAGGCCGTCTTCAGGCGCAGCGATGAGAACCGGCTGTTGTCCATCCGGCTCCGCAGCGGACAACACAAGGTCCTGTATCGCGGGGATCTGGTCAGCGGCGCGATCCTCGCATCCGTCGTCCAACGGGCGAAAGAACGGGCGATCGAGCGGGCGGTTCATGACGCCGACGGGGCGGCCTCGCACGGACTCACAGCCGAAGATCTCCTGGAGTCCGTAACCGCCGAGTATCGGGAGGGTGAAGTGCTTCCGCCGGACGACGCGGCGGAGGAATGGCTGAAGCTGCTGGATCACCATCCGGAACAGGTGGTCGGAATTTCGTCGTTCCGGCGTGGGAGACCGGCTGAAGAGCGGTTAATCGGTCAGATCATTTGA
- a CDS encoding trypsin-like peptidase domain-containing protein, with protein MKTPVLALVVVLAAAGLLTAAVVRTDWGKPLGANYDGPEGRPRPVTPPTAELGADERATIAVFDKAAKSVVFIANTAIQRDPWSFNLFEVPQGSGSGFVWNKQGHIVTNFHVVYGADAITVTLADQTEYKARVVGIDPDHDLAVLQVQAPESALAPIAVGSSGDLRVGQKVLAIGNPFGLDHTLTTGVVSALGRTIKSMTDRTIEGVIQTDAAINPGNSGGPLLDSAGRLIGVNTQIVSPSGAFAGIGFAVPVDTVNRIVPELIKHGRLIRPGLGVSLVPDAIARRWGIKGLVIGRVQPGGPAARAGLRGARETFSGRIEIGDVIVAVEGKPVEVVDDLMAILERHKVGDQVTVDILRGNRRQQVIVTLQAMN; from the coding sequence ATGAAGACCCCCGTACTCGCCCTCGTCGTCGTTCTCGCCGCTGCCGGGTTGCTGACCGCCGCCGTAGTCCGCACCGATTGGGGCAAACCGTTGGGGGCGAACTACGACGGTCCCGAAGGCCGCCCGCGTCCGGTCACTCCGCCCACGGCCGAACTCGGCGCCGACGAGCGCGCGACCATCGCGGTGTTCGACAAGGCCGCCAAGTCGGTCGTCTTCATCGCCAACACCGCCATCCAGCGCGATCCCTGGTCGTTCAATCTTTTTGAAGTGCCGCAGGGCTCCGGGTCCGGCTTTGTCTGGAACAAGCAAGGCCACATCGTCACGAACTTTCATGTCGTGTACGGCGCCGACGCCATCACGGTGACCTTGGCCGATCAGACCGAATACAAGGCCCGGGTGGTCGGGATCGATCCGGACCATGATCTGGCTGTGTTGCAGGTGCAGGCACCGGAATCGGCGCTCGCGCCGATCGCAGTCGGCAGCTCCGGCGATCTGCGGGTCGGGCAGAAAGTGCTGGCGATCGGCAATCCTTTCGGACTGGACCATACGCTGACGACCGGCGTCGTCAGCGCGCTGGGCCGCACGATCAAGTCCATGACCGACCGGACGATCGAAGGGGTGATCCAGACCGACGCAGCCATCAACCCCGGCAATTCGGGCGGGCCGCTCCTCGACAGCGCCGGGCGCTTGATCGGCGTGAATACGCAGATCGTCAGCCCGAGCGGCGCCTTCGCGGGGATCGGCTTTGCGGTGCCGGTCGATACGGTCAATCGGATCGTGCCGGAGCTGATCAAGCACGGCCGGCTCATCCGGCCGGGCTTGGGCGTGTCCTTGGTGCCGGACGCGATCGCCCGGCGTTGGGGGATCAAAGGGTTGGTCATCGGCAGGGTCCAGCCTGGAGGCCCCGCCGCGCGCGCCGGTTTGCGCGGGGCCCGCGAGACCTTCAGCGGCCGTATCGAGATCGGCGACGTGATCGTGGCCGTGGAGGGAAAGCCGGTCGAGGTCGTGGACGATCTCATGGCGATCCTGGAACGGCACAAGGTCGGAGACCAGGTGACGGTGGACATCCTGCGCGGCAACCGGCGCCAGCAGGTCATCGTCACCCTGCAGGCGATGAATTGA
- a CDS encoding secondary thiamine-phosphate synthase enzyme YjbQ, giving the protein MPVKSVPLRISMRGDSQIENITKQVQQALESTGLRAGVLTVFIKHTTASMMIIEDEPGIRADTKAIWDRLIPPSPAWQHNSRNPGEDNGHSHLRGQIQGPSVTIPFNDGAMTLGSWQQIVVIDFDTRPRTRELVIQVVGE; this is encoded by the coding sequence ATGCCCGTGAAGAGTGTCCCCTTGCGCATCAGCATGCGCGGGGACTCGCAAATCGAGAATATTACCAAACAGGTGCAGCAGGCGCTGGAAAGCACCGGGCTCCGAGCCGGCGTCTTGACCGTGTTCATCAAGCACACCACCGCTTCCATGATGATCATCGAGGACGAGCCCGGCATTCGCGCCGACACCAAAGCGATCTGGGATCGATTGATTCCCCCCAGCCCGGCCTGGCAGCACAACTCCAGGAACCCCGGCGAGGATAACGGCCACAGCCACCTGCGAGGCCAGATTCAGGGACCGTCGGTGACGATCCCGTTCAACGACGGGGCAATGACGCTCGGGTCCTGGCAGCAGATCGTCGTCATCGACTTCGATACCAGGCCGCGCACGCGGGAGTTGGTGATTCAAGTGGTCGGAGAATAG
- a CDS encoding HD domain-containing protein has translation MLKTSRHRAPLLLSRALATELLRLYDYPDPRRRGRIIRGYDRPHALRTARMCAAMARRLGHEPERMKQYQIACLLHDLGRAGLDRALFGRIWSWAKARGIPTRPREWRAVYPETPYGRETETFLARYRQPLEDAGIRMDGWAREQVEMRLGYARRLTRRLRELMPRLRKLGVRWSPWMKQVMLYYYYPEKLAKAKPWVRQLAEILVACEQFEAYSNQRRGRDYYVRSNETLAEAFAYLDQLQREGILSEPVVGSLRNLVAEGAFDDILKEARGRALTPAEKRLVRSVA, from the coding sequence ATGTTGAAGACTTCGCGTCACCGAGCGCCGCTGCTGCTGTCTCGGGCCCTCGCGACCGAGCTGCTGCGCCTCTACGACTATCCGGATCCACGTCGCCGCGGGCGGATCATTCGGGGCTATGACCGCCCTCATGCGCTGCGGACGGCCCGTATGTGCGCGGCGATGGCTCGACGGCTGGGCCATGAGCCGGAACGGATGAAACAGTATCAGATCGCCTGCCTCCTGCACGATCTGGGACGAGCCGGGCTCGACCGGGCCCTCTTCGGCCGCATCTGGTCCTGGGCGAAGGCGCGCGGCATTCCGACCAGGCCGCGCGAATGGCGGGCTGTGTATCCCGAGACGCCGTACGGCCGCGAGACGGAGACCTTCCTGGCGCGCTATCGACAGCCGCTCGAAGACGCGGGCATCCGTATGGACGGGTGGGCCCGCGAGCAGGTGGAGATGCGGCTCGGCTATGCCCGTCGGCTCACCCGCCGTTTGCGCGAGCTCATGCCGCGGTTGCGGAAACTCGGCGTGCGGTGGTCGCCTTGGATGAAGCAGGTGATGCTGTACTACTACTATCCTGAAAAGCTGGCGAAGGCGAAGCCCTGGGTGCGGCAGTTGGCGGAAATCCTGGTGGCCTGCGAGCAGTTCGAAGCCTACAGCAACCAACGGCGCGGCCGCGACTATTACGTGCGCTCCAATGAGACGCTGGCCGAAGCGTTCGCTTATCTCGACCAACTGCAACGCGAAGGCATTCTGAGCGAACCGGTAGTCGGGAGCTTGCGAAATCTGGTCGCCGAAGGCGCGTTCGATGACATTCTGAAGGAGGCGCGCGGCCGCGCATTGACTCCCGCCGAGAAACGGCTCGTGCGAAGCGTCGCGTAG